The following coding sequences lie in one Glycine soja cultivar W05 chromosome 16, ASM419377v2, whole genome shotgun sequence genomic window:
- the LOC114390849 gene encoding histidinol-phosphate aminotransferase, chloroplastic-like: MGVIDFYNTGALCWVKSNANLKQQVGLAPRPICSFEGNNQRKFVAMASTVPVEQVNNGPLQVTGDSFIREHLRKLAPYQPILPFEVLSARLGRKPEDIVKLDANENPYGPPPEVMEALGSMQFPYVYPDPESRRLRAALAHDSGLEAEYILAGCGADELIDLIMRCVLDPGDKIVDCPPTFTMYEFDAAVNGALVIKVPRRPDFSLNVEQIAEVVKQEKPKCIFLTSPNNPDGSIIDDEVLLKILELPILVILDEAYIEFSAIESRMSWVKKHDNLIVLRTFSKRAGLAGLRVGYGAFPLSIIEYLWRAKQPYNVSVAAEISACAALQNPTYLENVKNALLKERGRLYDLLKEVPFLRPFPSHSNFILCEVTSGKDAKKLKEDLAQMGVMIRHYDKKELKGYVRVTVGKPEQTDTLMKCLKRLS, encoded by the exons ATGGGTGTGATTGATTTCTACAACACTGGTGCTTTGTGCTGGGTTAAGTCCAACGCCAATCTGAAGCAGCAAGTGGGTTTGGCACCAAGACCCATTTGTTCATTTGAGGGGAATAATCAGAGGAAGTTTGTGGCAATGGCTTCTACCGTTCCTGTGGAGCAAGTCAACAATGGCCCCCTGCAGGTGACAGGTGACTCCTTCATCAGAGAGCATCTGAGGAAGTTGGCTCCTTATCAGCCCATTTTGCCCTTTGAG GTTTTATCAGCTCGCCTTGGACGTAAGCCTGAGGATATCGTGAAGTTAGATGCTAATGAAAATCCTTATGGTCCCCCTCCAGAG GTCATGGAAGCCCTAGGATCAATGCAATTCCCATATGTCTATCCTGACCCAGAGAGCCGCAGATTGCGCGCAGCTCTTGCCCATGATTCAGGCCTTGAAGCTGAATATATTCTTGCAGGGTGTGGTGCAGATGAGCTTATTGATTTGATCATGCG TTGTGTGCTGGATCCTGGAGACAAGATTGTGGACTGCCCTCCGACCTTCACAATGTATGAATTTGATGCTGCGGTTAATGGAGCACTTGTTATCAAAG TTCCAAGGAGGCCAGATTTCAGCTTGAATGTTGAACAAATTGCTGAAGTTGTTAAACAAGAGAAGCCCAAATGCATATTTTTAACATCTCCAAATAATCCAGATGGAAG TATAATTGATGACGAAGTTCTCTTAAAAATACTCGAGCTTCCTATATTGGTGATACTGGATGAAGCATACATTGAGTTTTCAGCAATTGAATCAAGGATGAGTTGGGTGAAGAAACATGATAATTTGATTGTTCTTCGGACATTTAGCAAAAGAGCTG GTTTAGCTGGACTTCGAGTGGGATATGGAGCTTTTCCTTTGAGTATAATTGAGTATCTTTGGAGAGCAAAGCAGCCGTATAATGTATCTGTTGCTGCTGAAATTTCTGCATGTGCAGCATTGCAAAATCCTACCTATCTAGag AATGTAAAAAATGCTTTGttgaaagaaagagggagactTTATGACCTTTTGAAAGAAGTTCCATTCCTCCGGCCATTTCCAAGCCATTCTAACTTCATTCTTTGTGAGGTTACATCAGGAAAGGATGCAAAGAAGCTAAAG GAGGACCTAGCACAAATGGGTGTGATGATTCGTCACTATGACAAGAAAGAGCTGAAAGGGTACGTTCGTGTGACTGTTGGGAAGCCTGAACAAACAGATACACTTATGAAGTGCCTCAAGAGACTCTCGtag
- the LOC114391031 gene encoding glutathione reductase, cytosolic isoform X1, giving the protein MARKMLIDGEAELAQGGGEEVSNFDFDLFIIGAGSGGVRAARFSSNFGAKVGICELPFHPISSETIGGVGGTCVIRGCVPKKILVYGASFGGDLEDARNYGWELSEKVDFNWKKLLQKKTDEINRLNGLYKRMLSNWGVKLFEGEGKIVGPNEVEVTQLDGTKLSYTAKHILIATGSRAQRPNIPGQELGITSDEALSLEDLPKHAVVLGGGYIAVEFASIWRGMGSTVDLVFRKELPLRGFDDEMRAAVARNLEGRGINLHPRTNLTQLIKTEDGIKVITDHGEELIADAVLFATGRAPNSKRLNLETVGVELDNTGAIKVDEYSRTSIPSIWAVGDVTNRMNLTPVALMEASYFAKTVFGGQTIKPDYSNIPYAVFSIPPLSVVGLSEEQAIEQTNGDLLVFTSTFNPMKNTISGRQEKTVMKLVVDAETDKVLGASMCGPDAPEIMQGIAVALKCGATKAQFDSTVGIHPSAAEEFVTMRSVTRRVAGTGSVKPKTNL; this is encoded by the exons ATGGCTAGGAAGATGCTTATCGATGGTGAAGCTGAATTGGCTCAAGGTGGTGGAGAAGAAGTGTCGAATTTTGACTTCGACTTGTTTATTATTGGGGCTGGAAGTGGTGGCGTTCGTGCCGCTAgattttcatccaattttggAGCTAAG GTGGGGATTTGTGAGCTTCCATTTCATCCAATTAGTTCAGAAACAATTGGAGGAGTCGGTGGAAC gtGTGTTATTCGTGGTTGTGTTCCCAAAAAGATTTTGGTCTATGGAGCATCTTTTGGAGGTGATCTTGAG GATGCCAGGAATTATGGGTGGGAGTTGAGTGAGAAAGTTGACTTCAATTGGAAGAAGCTCTTGCAAAAGAAG ACAGATGAAATAAACAGATTAAATGGACTTTACAAGCGGATGTTATCCAATTGGGGGGTTAAATTATTTGAAGGCGAGGGAAAGATAGTTGGTCCAAATGAAGTTGAGGTGACACAATTGGATGGCACTAAATTGTCCTACACAGCAAAGCACATATTGATTGCAACTGGCAGCAGGGCTCAACGTCCAAATATTCCAGGACAG GAGTTGGGTATAACTTCAGACGAGGCACTAAGTTTAGAGGATCTTCCAAAACATGCTGTGGTTCTTGGAGGAGG ttaTATTGCAGTTGAGTTTGCATCTATATGGCGTGGCATGGGTTCCACAGTTGATCTAGTTTTCAGAAAGGAACTTCCACTGAG AGGTTTTGATGATGAAATGAGAGCTGCAGTGGCAAGAAATCTTGAAGGCAGGGGAATTAATTTGCATCCAAGGACCAATTTGACACAG ttGATCAAAACAGAGGATGGCATTAAAGTTATTACAGATCATGGTGAAGAGCTGATTGCGGATGCTGTACTGTTTGCCACTG GTAGGGCTCCTAATTCTAAGAGGCTGAATTTAGAAACTGTAGGTGTTGAGCTTGACAACACTGGAGCAATAAAG GTGGATGAGTATTCCCGCACAAGCATACCTAGCATATGGGCTGTGGGTGATGTCACAAACCGAATGAATCTAACTCCGGTGGCCTTGATGGAAGCATCGTACTTTGCT AAAACTGTATTTGGTGGGCAAACAATCAAGCCAGACTACAGTAATATTCCCTATGCAGTGTTCAG CATTCCACCACTTTCTGTAGTTGGTCTCAGTGAGGAGCAGGCAATAGAGCAAACCAATGGGGATCTGTTGGTTTTTACATCAACCTTCAATCCTATGAAAAATACCATCTCTGG GCGACAAGAAAAAACTGTTATGAAGCTTGTTGTTGATGCTGAGACAGATAAGGTTCTCGGAGCCTCAATGTGTGGACCTGATGCACCTGAAATTATGCAG GGTATTGCTGTTGCGTTGAAGTGTGGAGCTACCAAGGCACAGTTTGATAGCACG GTGGGAATACACCCATCGGCTGCAGAAGAATTTGTAACCATGCGGTCAGTGACAAGGCGCGTAGCTGGAACTGGAAGTGTCAAACCCAAGACCAATttgtaa
- the LOC114391032 gene encoding mRNA-decapping enzyme subunit 2-like produces MSNHHRSSSKNGLPPQELLDDLCSRFVLNVPKEDLQSFERILFLVENAHWFYEDNSVENNPSLKSLNLKEFTSLLFNSCDVFQPYVAHIDDIFKDFTSYKVRVPVTGAIILDETYERCLLVKGWKGTSWSFPRGKKSKDEEDHACSIREVMEETGFDVSKLLNKDEYLEVIFGQQRVRLYIIAGVKDDTAFAPLTKKEISEIAWHRLDDLQPASDEVISRSITGLKLYMVAPFLASLKSWISIHHPAMAPRPDLPLKGICVWKAKPGSIGSSSTVMDMQPTKPETDSHTLDVGPGKSFRNFRFDTALILQAMEASFSS; encoded by the exons ATGTCCAATCATCACCGTTCTTCCTCTAAGAACGGCCTTCCACCTCAAGAACTCCTTGACGATCTCTGCAG CCGATTTGTGCTAAATGTGCCAAAGGAAGATCTTCAGTCATTTGAAAGGATCTTGTTTCTTGTGGAGAATGCACATTGGTTTTATGAAGATAATTCCGTAGAAAATAATCCATCTCTGAAGTCATTAAATCTGAAGGAGTTCACTTCTTTAT TGTTCAATAGCTGTGATGTTTTTCAGCCTTATGTGGCCCATATAGATGATATTTTCAAGGACTTCACTTCCTATAAGGTTCGAGTTCCTGTAACTGGGGCAATAATTCTTGATGAAACATATGAAAGG TGCTTGCTAGTGAAGGGATGGAAAGGTACAAGTTGGAGTTTCCCTCGTGGAAAAAAGAGCAAAGACGAAGAAGATCATGCATGTTCCATTAGAGAA GTCATGGAAGAAACAGGTTTTGATGTTTCAAAACTTCTGAACAAGGATGAATACCTTGAAGTTATTTTTGGACAACAGAGAGTGAGGCTTTACATTATTGCTGGAGTGAAAGATGATACAGCATTTGCTCCTCTTACCAAAAAGGAAATCAGT GAAATTGCATGGCACCGGCTTGATGATCTTCAACCAGCAAGTGATGAAGTGATATCTCGTAGCATCACCGGCCTTAAGCTTTATATGGTGGCCCCATTTCTGGC ATCATTGAAATCGTGGATTTCAATACACCACCCTGCAATGGCTCCAAGGCCTGATTTGCCTCTTAAAG gaatttgcgTCTGGAAAGCAAAACCCGGTTCTATTGGAAGTAGCTCCACAGTAATGGATATGCAGCCAACAAAACCTGAAACTGATTCTCACACCCTTGACGTGGGGCCCGGCAAGAGCTTTCGGAATTTCAGATTTGATACTGCCTTGATTTTACAAGCAATGGaagcttcattttcttcttga
- the LOC114391031 gene encoding glutathione reductase, cytosolic isoform X2, translating into MQIFSSDCSIAMARKMLIDGEAELAQGGGEEVSNFDFDLFIIGAGSGGVRAARFSSNFGAKVGICELPFHPISSETIGGVGGTCVIRGCVPKKILVYGASFGGDLEDARNYGWELSEKVDFNWKKLLQKKTDEINRLNGLYKRMLSNWGVKLFEGEGKIVGPNEVEVTQLDGTKLSYTAKHILIATGSRAQRPNIPGQELGITSDEALSLEDLPKHAVVLGGGYIAVEFASIWRGMGSTVDLVFRKELPLRGFDDEMRAAVARNLEGRGINLHPRTNLTQLIKTEDGIKVITDHGEELIADAVLFATGRAPNSKRLNLETVGVELDNTGAIKVDEYSRTSIPSIWAVGDVTNRMNLTPVALMEASYFAKTVFGGQTIKPDYSNIPYAVFSIPPLSVVGLSEEQAIEQTNGDLLVFTSTFNPMKNTISG; encoded by the exons ATGCAAAT ATTTAGTTCGGATTGTTCGATTGCGATGGCTAGGAAGATGCTTATCGATGGTGAAGCTGAATTGGCTCAAGGTGGTGGAGAAGAAGTGTCGAATTTTGACTTCGACTTGTTTATTATTGGGGCTGGAAGTGGTGGCGTTCGTGCCGCTAgattttcatccaattttggAGCTAAG GTGGGGATTTGTGAGCTTCCATTTCATCCAATTAGTTCAGAAACAATTGGAGGAGTCGGTGGAAC gtGTGTTATTCGTGGTTGTGTTCCCAAAAAGATTTTGGTCTATGGAGCATCTTTTGGAGGTGATCTTGAG GATGCCAGGAATTATGGGTGGGAGTTGAGTGAGAAAGTTGACTTCAATTGGAAGAAGCTCTTGCAAAAGAAG ACAGATGAAATAAACAGATTAAATGGACTTTACAAGCGGATGTTATCCAATTGGGGGGTTAAATTATTTGAAGGCGAGGGAAAGATAGTTGGTCCAAATGAAGTTGAGGTGACACAATTGGATGGCACTAAATTGTCCTACACAGCAAAGCACATATTGATTGCAACTGGCAGCAGGGCTCAACGTCCAAATATTCCAGGACAG GAGTTGGGTATAACTTCAGACGAGGCACTAAGTTTAGAGGATCTTCCAAAACATGCTGTGGTTCTTGGAGGAGG ttaTATTGCAGTTGAGTTTGCATCTATATGGCGTGGCATGGGTTCCACAGTTGATCTAGTTTTCAGAAAGGAACTTCCACTGAG AGGTTTTGATGATGAAATGAGAGCTGCAGTGGCAAGAAATCTTGAAGGCAGGGGAATTAATTTGCATCCAAGGACCAATTTGACACAG ttGATCAAAACAGAGGATGGCATTAAAGTTATTACAGATCATGGTGAAGAGCTGATTGCGGATGCTGTACTGTTTGCCACTG GTAGGGCTCCTAATTCTAAGAGGCTGAATTTAGAAACTGTAGGTGTTGAGCTTGACAACACTGGAGCAATAAAG GTGGATGAGTATTCCCGCACAAGCATACCTAGCATATGGGCTGTGGGTGATGTCACAAACCGAATGAATCTAACTCCGGTGGCCTTGATGGAAGCATCGTACTTTGCT AAAACTGTATTTGGTGGGCAAACAATCAAGCCAGACTACAGTAATATTCCCTATGCAGTGTTCAG CATTCCACCACTTTCTGTAGTTGGTCTCAGTGAGGAGCAGGCAATAGAGCAAACCAATGGGGATCTGTTGGTTTTTACATCAACCTTCAATCCTATGAAAAATACCATCTCTGGGTAA